One Drosophila subobscura isolate 14011-0131.10 chromosome U, UCBerk_Dsub_1.0, whole genome shotgun sequence DNA window includes the following coding sequences:
- the LOC117901240 gene encoding uncharacterized protein C1orf50 homolog: MKRAATMDQLTYTTAVKKAQLVERNPQSQLDPLRVSMHDQEDIIALAQQIQNADKQLKNTTCHKLGVIMDQIKMLQAQAMEILKESNVNRDLHNAACNFTKKPGQIYHLYQRASGQTYFSMLSPEEWNHSVDQTYKGSYRLEFDLSWTPLDKIKQQDERLKWAEECMERALDSGRGSAMAIDFNINHE; the protein is encoded by the exons ATGAAAAGAGCTGCCACAATGGATCAGTTGACATACACCACAGCAGTTAAAAAGG CACAATTGGTGGAGAGAAATCCCCAAAGTCAGTTGGATCCCCTGCGTGTTTCTATGCACGACCAGGAGGACATTATTGCCTTAGCTCAACAAATCCAGAACGCGGACAAACAACTCAAAAACACCACTTGCCACAAGCTTGGAGTAATAATGGACCAG ATCAAGATGCTGCAAGCTCAGGCCATGGAAATATTAAAAGAGTCAAATGTCAACCGGGATCTGCACAATGCCGCTTGTAATTTTACGAAGAAACCCGGACAAATCTATCATCTTTATCAAAGGGCATCAGGTCAAACATATTTCAGCATGCTCTCGCCGGAA GAATGGAATCATTCGGTGGACCAAACATATAAGGGCAGCTATAGACTAGAATTCGATTTAAGTTGGACACCGCTGGACAAGATAAAACAGCAAGATGAGAGGCTCAAATGGGCGGAGGAATGTATGGAGAGGGCCTTGGACAGTGGACGAGGCTCAGCTATGGCTATTGACTTTAACATTAATCATGAATAA
- the LOC117901235 gene encoding protein hook: MSAAKNEMYYSLLEWFKTLNLNAPHADAESLADGVAVAQALNQFAPESFTDSWLSKIKASAVGINWRLRMSNLKKVTQSLYEYYSEVLNYTLSDFVKPDVQRIAEKCDLVELERLLQLVLGCAVNCAKKQSYITEIMCLEEELQANIMRALQELESSRNAAEGGIVTSLSRSSISGMLDGKVLQEERDAMAQKCFETEKKMLLLIDEKTNLQQELQKLQQEFARLEHSSTVIGDDGVSLGPVQTGSVRYNELRRQLDLLKEELLQSEGAREDVKLKAQQQETDLLHMQMRIDELLKSTAEVTTLKDEVDVLRESNDKLKICEGQLDTYKKKLEDYNDLKKQVKILEERSADYVQQNAQFEEDAKRYANTKGQIELFKKEIQDLHTKLDSESSKNVKLEFDNKNLEGKNLALQRAKDSLLKERDNLREAVDELKCGHLSSNSGLTGTTVSRELQPPATVEKMQRLEAENKALREGQGGQTALAQLLDDANKRCENLREQLKTANERILCLSHASQSDDPILKESEFGKQIKQLMELNEQKTLQLEESVAQSSSLQCKVTQLETNLTAREQEVMAYDAKYRKCLEKAKEVIKSFDPRIASAIDASALEKYFDVVEEEPKPKMSVMEEQLMTSAFYRLGVNAQRDAVDSKLAILMGSGQTFLARQRQSAPRKSLSAMKSK; the protein is encoded by the exons ATGTCCGCTGCCAAGAACGAAATGTATTACAGCCTGCTGGAGTGGTTCAAAACACTCAATCTGAACGCACCCCACGCAGATGCCGAGTCACTGGCAGACGGCGTAGCCGTAGCCCAGGCGCTGAACCAATTCGCCCCCGAATCATTCACAGACTCGTGGCTATCGAAAATCAAAGCCAGTGCCGTGGGAATCAATTGGCGTTTGCGTATGAGTAATCTAAAGAAAGTAACACAATCGTTGTACGAGTACTACAGCGAGGTCCTCAACTACACCCTCAGCGATTTTGTGAAGCCCGATGTACAGCGCATTGCCGAGAAATGCGACCTGGTCGAGCTGGAGcgtttgctgcagctggtgctgggctGTGCGGTCAACTGTGCCAAGAAGCAATCGTACATAACCGAGATCATGTgcctggaggaggagctgcaggcgaACATCATGCGAGccctgcaggagctggagtcCAGCCGTAATGCCGCTGAGGGAGGCATCGTCACTTCGTTGTCGCGCAGTTCCATCAGTGGGATGCTGGATGGCAAGGTGCTGCAAGAGGAGCGCGATGCCATGGCCCAGAAATGTTTCGAAACCGAaaagaaaatgctgctgctaatcGACGAGAAGACAAACCTTCAGCAGGAactgcagaagctgcagcaggagttCGCACGTCTTGAGCACAGCTCCACAGTCATTGGCGACGATGGTGTTTCGTTGGGACCCGTCCAAACGGGCTCTGTGCGCTACAACGAGCTGCGGCGTCAGCTCGATTTGCTGAAGGAAGAACTCCTGCAGTCGGAAGGTGCACGCGAGGATGTAAAACTgaaggcccagcagcaggagaccgACCTGTTGCACATGCAAATGCGCATAGATGAGCTCTTG AAAAGCACTGCTGAGGTGACGACTCTGAAGGACGAAGTGGACGTGCTGCGGGAATCGAATGACAAGCTGAAGATATGCGAGGGACAGCTGGATACGTACAAAAAGAAGCTGGAGGACTACAATGACTTGAAGAAGCAGGTCAAGATCCTGGAGGAGCGCAGTGCGGACTATGTGCAGCAGAACGCACAGTTCGAGGAGGATGCCAAGCGATATGCCAACACCAAGGGCCAGATAGAGCTGTTCAAGAAGGAGATCCAGGATCTGCACACCAAGCTGGACAGCGAGAGCAGCAAGAACGTGAAGCTGGAGTTTGACAACAAGAATCTGGAGGGCAAGAATCTGGCCCTGCAGCGAGCCAAGGATAGTTTGCTGAAGGAGCGTGACAATCTTCGCGAGGCCGTCGACGAGCTCAAGTGCGGGCATCTGTCTTCCAATTCGGGTCTCACGGGTACCACCGTTTCCCGGGAGTTGCAACCCCCAGCCACTGTGGAGAAGATGCAGCGTCTCGAGGCGGAGAACAAGGCTCTGCGCGAAGGGCAGGGCGGCCAAACGGCTCTGGCG CAACTTCTGGATGATGCCAACAAACGCTGCGAGAATCTACGCGAACAGCTAAAGACGGCCAATGAGCGTATACTCTGCCTGTCGCATGCCTCCCAGAGTGACGATCCCATACTGAAAGA AAGCGAATTCGGCAAGCAAATCAAGCAGCTAATGGAGCTGAATGAACAAAAGA CCCTCCAATTGGAAGAGTCCGTGGCGCAGAGCTCCTCGTTGCAGTGCAAGGTTACGCAGCTGGAAACTAATCTGACTGCTCGCGAGCAGGAAGTAATGGCCTACGATGCGAAATACCGAAAATGTTTGGAAAAGGCCAAGGAGGTTATCAAGAGCTTCGATCCGCGCATAGCCAGTG CAATCGATGCCAGTGCCTTGGAAAAGTATTTCGATGTCGTTGAGgaggagccaaagccaaaaatgaGCGTAATGGAAGAGCAATTGATGACCTCGGCCTTCTACAGATTGGGTGTCAATGCCCAGCGCGATGCTGTTGACTCGAAATTGGCTATATTAATGGGCTCGGGGCAGACATTTCTGGCACGCCAGCGACAATCGGCGCCACGCAAATCACTAAGTGCAATGAAATCAAAGTAG
- the LOC117901237 gene encoding protein hairy isoform X1, protein MTAKRDKDYSKNKSATGIGFTAAGSTANGSGIKSIGLVSSTQNVTSSQDISKRTNKPLMEKRRRARINQSLAILKALILESTKSQNAKNGEGQAKHTKLEKADILELTVRHFQRHRNLDDPSVNKYRAGYTDCAREVARYLATPEPPPMGSMPTLGEPGSKARLLRHLDQCIAEIDVEICPHSTANFVESPSSSSCFDLNNSKKSQPDEHSLDYSSQDSNPLDYSKGLKLGADQRLLQAATPAPQDENNNRGQQIQQIPPQIQSQVDPGVATSSIVSELSYEDDRNKVCANVLEQYKQQLKQAQQIQQQQQQQPDSANGVLVLPPHYVQLAAALGLSAQPLVDPIATRTDFERLIELQRVQPHLAGKLSPSFPGGLEAAHVAAAAAAAYANSMAVAASAGVTVSAMTATAATDRPASVAASVSSGVSVNELKSMPATQQSSPRSESGIGSNENEALDASPRPQTSSAARQALRQRQEEEYHYMAQAGAAGQPGPGQDESMWRPW, encoded by the exons atgacAGCAAAACGTGATAAGGATTACTCGAAAAATAAATCGGCAACTG GCATCGGATTCACCGCCGCCGGCTCGACCgccaatggcagcggcatAAAGTCCATTGGGCTGGTGAGCTCCACGCAGAATGTAACCTCGTCGCAGGACATCAGCAAGCGAACAAATAAACCACTCATGGAGAAGCGACGAAGGGCGCGCATCAACCAGAGCCTGGCCATCCTGAAGGCCCTTATCCTCGAGTCGACAAAGAGTCAGAATGCGAAGAACGGCGAGGGACAGGCGAAGCACACGAAGCTGGAGAAGGCGGACATTCTAGAGCTGACAGTGCGCCACTTCCAGCGACATCGCAACCTCGATGATCCTT CTGTCAACAAGTATCGAGCGGGATATACGGACTGTGCTCGAGAAGTGGCTCGTTATTTGGCCACGCCAGAGCCACCGCCAATGGGCAGCATGCCCACACTTGGGGAGCCCGGCTCGAAGGCGCGCTTGCTGCGACATCTGGATCAGTGCATAGCAGAGATCGATGTGGAGATCTGTCCCCATTCGACGGCCAACTTTGTGGAGagtccgagcagcagcagctgcttcgaTCTGAACAACTCGAAGAAGTCGCAGCCGGACGAGCATTCGCTGGACTACAGCAGCCAGGACTCGAATCCCCTGGACTACAGCAAGGGCCTGAAGCTGGGTGCCGATCAGCGACTCCTGCAGGCCGCGACCCCGGCGCCGCAGGACGAGAACAACAATCGTGGCCAGCAGATCCAACAGATTCCCCCACAGATCCAGTCGCAGGTGGACCCGGGGGTAGCGACCAGCAGCATCGTCTCGGAGCTGAGCTACGAGGACGATCGAAACAAAGTGTGTGCCAATGTCCTCGAGCAgtacaagcagcagctgaagcaggcccagcagatccagcagcagcagcagcagcagcccgacAGCGCCAACGGTGTGCTCGTCCTCCCTCCCCACTACGTGCAACTGGCGGCGGCTCTGGGCCTCAGTGCCCAGCCCCTGGTCGATCCAATTGCCACGCGCACGGACTTTGAGCGACTCATTGAGCTGCAGCGTGTCCAGCCGCATCTGGCGGGCAAGCTGAGTCCCAGCTTTCCCGGTGGCTTAGAGGCAGCTCATgtcgctgccgcagctgcggctgcgtaTGCCAACAGCATGGCAGTGGCCGCGTCTGCAGGAGTCACCGTCTCCGCcatgactgcgactgcggcaaCAGACCGGCCAGCGTCCGTGGCTGCTTCGGTTAGCTCCGGCGTCTCTGTGAACGAGCTAAAGTCGATGCCTGCGACGCAGCAGTCATCGCCACGATCGGAGAGTGGCATTGGCTCCAATGAGAATGAGGCGCTGGATGCCAGTCCACGTCCGCAGACGAGCAGTGCAGCGCGCCAGGCGCTGAGGCAGCGTCAGGAGGAGGAGTATCACTATATGGcgcaggcaggagcagccggGCAGCCCGGTCCTGGCCAGGACGAGAGCATGTGGCGTCCGTGGTGA
- the LOC117901237 gene encoding protein hairy isoform X2, with protein sequence MGKHLKSLGIGFTAAGSTANGSGIKSIGLVSSTQNVTSSQDISKRTNKPLMEKRRRARINQSLAILKALILESTKSQNAKNGEGQAKHTKLEKADILELTVRHFQRHRNLDDPSVNKYRAGYTDCAREVARYLATPEPPPMGSMPTLGEPGSKARLLRHLDQCIAEIDVEICPHSTANFVESPSSSSCFDLNNSKKSQPDEHSLDYSSQDSNPLDYSKGLKLGADQRLLQAATPAPQDENNNRGQQIQQIPPQIQSQVDPGVATSSIVSELSYEDDRNKVCANVLEQYKQQLKQAQQIQQQQQQQPDSANGVLVLPPHYVQLAAALGLSAQPLVDPIATRTDFERLIELQRVQPHLAGKLSPSFPGGLEAAHVAAAAAAAYANSMAVAASAGVTVSAMTATAATDRPASVAASVSSGVSVNELKSMPATQQSSPRSESGIGSNENEALDASPRPQTSSAARQALRQRQEEEYHYMAQAGAAGQPGPGQDESMWRPW encoded by the exons ATGGGAAAACACCTGAAATCATTGG GCATCGGATTCACCGCCGCCGGCTCGACCgccaatggcagcggcatAAAGTCCATTGGGCTGGTGAGCTCCACGCAGAATGTAACCTCGTCGCAGGACATCAGCAAGCGAACAAATAAACCACTCATGGAGAAGCGACGAAGGGCGCGCATCAACCAGAGCCTGGCCATCCTGAAGGCCCTTATCCTCGAGTCGACAAAGAGTCAGAATGCGAAGAACGGCGAGGGACAGGCGAAGCACACGAAGCTGGAGAAGGCGGACATTCTAGAGCTGACAGTGCGCCACTTCCAGCGACATCGCAACCTCGATGATCCTT CTGTCAACAAGTATCGAGCGGGATATACGGACTGTGCTCGAGAAGTGGCTCGTTATTTGGCCACGCCAGAGCCACCGCCAATGGGCAGCATGCCCACACTTGGGGAGCCCGGCTCGAAGGCGCGCTTGCTGCGACATCTGGATCAGTGCATAGCAGAGATCGATGTGGAGATCTGTCCCCATTCGACGGCCAACTTTGTGGAGagtccgagcagcagcagctgcttcgaTCTGAACAACTCGAAGAAGTCGCAGCCGGACGAGCATTCGCTGGACTACAGCAGCCAGGACTCGAATCCCCTGGACTACAGCAAGGGCCTGAAGCTGGGTGCCGATCAGCGACTCCTGCAGGCCGCGACCCCGGCGCCGCAGGACGAGAACAACAATCGTGGCCAGCAGATCCAACAGATTCCCCCACAGATCCAGTCGCAGGTGGACCCGGGGGTAGCGACCAGCAGCATCGTCTCGGAGCTGAGCTACGAGGACGATCGAAACAAAGTGTGTGCCAATGTCCTCGAGCAgtacaagcagcagctgaagcaggcccagcagatccagcagcagcagcagcagcagcccgacAGCGCCAACGGTGTGCTCGTCCTCCCTCCCCACTACGTGCAACTGGCGGCGGCTCTGGGCCTCAGTGCCCAGCCCCTGGTCGATCCAATTGCCACGCGCACGGACTTTGAGCGACTCATTGAGCTGCAGCGTGTCCAGCCGCATCTGGCGGGCAAGCTGAGTCCCAGCTTTCCCGGTGGCTTAGAGGCAGCTCATgtcgctgccgcagctgcggctgcgtaTGCCAACAGCATGGCAGTGGCCGCGTCTGCAGGAGTCACCGTCTCCGCcatgactgcgactgcggcaaCAGACCGGCCAGCGTCCGTGGCTGCTTCGGTTAGCTCCGGCGTCTCTGTGAACGAGCTAAAGTCGATGCCTGCGACGCAGCAGTCATCGCCACGATCGGAGAGTGGCATTGGCTCCAATGAGAATGAGGCGCTGGATGCCAGTCCACGTCCGCAGACGAGCAGTGCAGCGCGCCAGGCGCTGAGGCAGCGTCAGGAGGAGGAGTATCACTATATGGcgcaggcaggagcagccggGCAGCCCGGTCCTGGCCAGGACGAGAGCATGTGGCGTCCGTGGTGA
- the LOC117901243 gene encoding dynein light chain roadblock-type 2 encodes MSDVEATFDRLLKLPGVMGAILVNGEGRPIRTSMDATSSHIFAGKMAPMVKMARAMVREVEPTDDLTYLRMRTLKSEILVAAENEHMIILVQDSNALDEARRNSSSSSKRSS; translated from the coding sequence atgtcCGACGTTGAGGCGACATTCGATCGCCTGCTGAAACTGCCGGGCGTCATGGGCGCCATACTGGTCAATGGCGAGGGTAGACCCATTCGCACATCCATGGATGCAACGTCCAGCCACATATTTGCGGGAAAAATGGCACCGATGGTGAAGATGGCACGCGCCATGGTGCGCGAGGTGGAGCCCACGGATGATCTCACGTATCTGCGGATGCGGACACTCAAGAGTGAGATTCTTGTGGCAGCTGAGAACGAGCACATGATCATACTCGTCCAGGATTCGAATGCATTGGATGAGGCGCGACGGAATAGCTCGTCGTCGTCCAAGAGGAGTTCATGA
- the LOC117901231 gene encoding probable multidrug resistance-associated protein lethal(2)03659 produces MQANKLPTNPRESAGILSSLMFCFALPILFKGRNKTLQPTDLYNALEEHKAESLGDRFYRAWVDEVEACRRKDSHREPSVLRVVVRVFRWELLRSAVMIGALELGTRATVPLILAGLISEFSQHGEDSSDSLAAQLYALALIMCVLASVLLTHPYMLGMMHLAMKMRVAVSCAIYRKALRLSRTAMGDTTIGQVVNLLSNDLNRFDRALIHLHFLWLAPLELLIAAYFLYQQIGPASFFGIGILVLYLPLQTYLSKVTSTLRLQTALRTDQRVRMMNEIISGIQVIKMYTWERPFGKLIEQLRRREMSSIRQVNLLRGVLLSFEITLGRIAIFVSLMGFVLLGGELTAERAFCVTAFYNILRRTVAKFFPAGMSQFAELLVSLRRIRTFMMRDESNVDHMPYQVEEEPAESQRLLAEKEQHSDQIGDGYKPDVLVDIKDLRARWSPEPHEPVLDNINMTLRRQQLVAVIGPVGAGKSSLIQAILGELSPEAGAVNVHGRFSYASQEPWLFNASVRDNILFGLPMDKQRYRTVVKKCALERDLELLHGDGTIVGERGASLSGGQRARISLARAAYRRADVYLLDDPLSAVDTHVGRHLFDECMRGFLRHKLVVLVTHQLQFLEQADLIVIMDKGKVTAIGSYAEMLQSGQDFAQLLAESTQNEESGAGDDADGTKSLSRQSSTQSTASASSQESLVPQEKEQPKPGSVQVQESRSGGKIGLSMYKKYFAAGCGVLTFALLAALCAGTQLLASGGDYYLSYWVKNNATSSSSLDIYYFAAINVGLVICALLRTLLFFSMTMHSSTELHNTMFRGVSRTALYFFHTNPSGRILNRFAMDLGQVDEMLPAVMLDCIQIFLTLTGIICVLCLTNPWYLINTIAMVLAFYHWREFYLKTSRDVKRLEAVARSPMYSHFSATLNGLPTIRALGAQRTLIREYDNYQDLHSSGYYTFISTSRAFGYYLDLFCVAYVVSVILNSFFNPPVSNPGQIGLAITQALGMTGMVQWGMRQSAELENSMTSVERVLEYKNLQAEGDFSSANDKTPPKSWPEEGQVVAKDLSLRYAPDPETDSVLKSLNFVIQPREKVGIVGRTGAGKSSLINALFRLSYNDGSILIDKRDTNEMGLHDLRSKISIIPQEPVLFSGTMRYNLDPFEQYPDDKLWQALEEVHLKEVISELPTGLQSSISEGGTNFSVGQRQLVCLARAILRENRILVMDEATANVDPQTDGLIQTTIRNKFKDCTVLTIAHRLNTIMDSDKVMVLDAGRVVEFGSPYELLTESESKVFHGMVMQTGKSSFEHLLKVAQDAQKNSL; encoded by the exons ATGCaggccaacaaattgccaacaaATCCACGCGAGTCGGCAGGTATTTTGTCCTCGCTGATGTTCTG CTTTGCCCTGCCGATATTGTTCAAGGGGCGGAACAAGACGCTGCAGCCAACGGATCTGTACAATGCCCTGGAGGAGCACAAAGCTGAAAGCCTGGGCGATCGTTTCTATCGAGCCTGGGTGGACGAAGTGGAGGCATGCCGCCGCAAGGACTCGCACCGCGAGCCCAGTGTCCTGCGGGTCGTCGTGCGCGTCTTTCGCTGGGAACTCTTGCGCTCTGCCGTGATGATTGGCGCTCTAGAGCTGGGCACCAG GGCCACTGTTCCTCTGATCCTGGCTGGACTTATATCCGAGTTTAGCCAACATGGCGAAGATAGCAGCGACAGCCTAGCCGCACAGCTCTATGCTTTGGCTCTGATCATGTGTGTCCTGGCCAGCGTGCTTCTCACACATCCCTATATGCTTGGCATGATG cACTTGGCCATGAAGATGAGAGTGGCCGTCAGTTGTGCCATCTACCGCAAGGCTCTTCGCCTCAGCCGCACTGCCATGGGCGATACCACCATCGGGCAGGTGGTCAATTTGCTGTCCAACGATCTGAATCGCTTCGATCGCGCCCTCATTCACTTGCACTTCCTGTGGCTGGCtccgctggagctgctgatTGCCGCCTACTTTCTGTATCAGCAAATCGGACCGGCCTCCttctttggcattggcatcctGGTGCTCTACCTGCCGCTGCAAACGTATCTGAGCAAAGTCACCTCCACGCTGCGCCTGCAGACCGCTCTGCGGACGGACCAGCGGGTGCGCATGATGAACGAGATCATTTCGGGCATCCAGGTGATCAAAATGTACACCTGGGAGCGGCCCTTCGGCAAGCTCATCGAGCAGCTGCGACGCAGAGAGATGAGTTCCATTCGCCAGGTGAATTTGCTGCGCGGCGTTCTTCTGTCCTTCGAGATCACCCTCGGACGCATTGCCATCTTTGTCAGCCTCATGGGGTTCGTCCTGCTCGGCGGCGAACTCACTGCGGAGCGGGCCTTCTGTGTGACGGCCTTCTACAATATTCTGAGGCGGACAGTGGCCAAGTTCTTTCCCGCCGGAATGTCGCAATTTGCCGAGCTGTTGGTCTCGCTGCGTCGCATCAGGACTTTTATGATGCGCGACGAGTCCAATGTGGATCATATGCCGTATCAAGTGGAGGAGGAACCCGCCGAGAGTCAACGTTTGCTggcggagaaggagcagcattCCGATCAAATTGGAGATGGCTATAAGCCCGATGTGCTGGTGGACATCAAGGACTTGAGAGCACGCTGGAGTCCAGAGCCTCATGAACCAGTCCTTGACAACATCAACATGACGCTGCGACGCCAGCAATTGGTGGCTGTCATTGGACCAGTGGGCGCTGGCAAGTCCAGCCTCATCCAAGCCATCTTAGGAGAACTCTCTCCCGAAGCGGGAGCCGTCAACGTGCACGGAAGGTTCTCGTATGCCTCGCAAGAGCCCTGGCTGTTTAACGCCTCCGTGCGGGACAATATTCTGTTTGGTCTGCCCATGGATAAGCAACGCTATCGCACGGTTGTGAAGAAGTGCGCCCTGGAGCGGgacttggagctgctgcatgGAGATGGAACGATTGTGGGCGAGCGTGGAGCCTCGTTGTCGGGTGGCCAGCGGGCGCGAATCAGCCTGGCCAGGGCTGCGTATCGTAGGGCAGATGTATACCTGCTGGACGATCCCCTCAGCGCCGTGGACACCCATGTGGGTAGGCATCTGTTCGATGAATGTATGCGGGGATTCCTGCGCCACAAACTAGTCGTTCTGGTCACGCATCAACTGCAGTTTCTGGAGCAGGCCGATCTGATTGTGATCATGGACAAAGGGAAGGTCACGGCCATCGGCAGCTATGCGGAAATGCTCCAAAGTGGACAGGATTTTGCACAACTCTTGGCAGAGAGCACCCAAAACGAGGAGAGCGGAGCTGGCGATGACGCGGATGGAACTAAGTCGCTCTCCCGCCAGAGCAGCACTCAAAGCACTGCCAGTGCGTCCTCCCAGGAGTCTTTGGTGCCACAGGAGAAGGAGCAACCGAAGCCCGGCTCGGTGCAGGTGCAGGAATCGCGCAGTGGCGGCAAGATCGGTCTGTCCATGTACAAGAAATACTTCGCAGCTGGCTGTGGGGTGCTAACGTTTGCCCTACTGGCCGCACTGTGCGCTGGCACACAACTCCTGGCCTCTGGCGGCGATTACTATCTGTCCTATTG GGTCAAAAACAACGCCACGTCTTCCTCTTCGTTGGACATTTACTATTTTGCGGCAATCAACGTTGGGCTGGTGATCTGTGCCCTGCTGCGCACGCTGCTGTTCTTCAGCATGACCATGCACTCGTCCACGGAGCTGCATAACACCATGTTCCGCGGTGTGTCGCGCACTGCGTTGTACTTCTTTCACACGAATCCCTCGGGCAGGATTCTGAACCGTTTCGCCATGGACCTAGGGCAGGTGGACGAGATGCTGCCCGCTGTCATGCTGGACTGCATTCAGATCTTCTTAACGCTGACGGGCATcatctgtgtgctgtgcctcACCAATCCCTGGTACCTTATCAACACCATCGCCATGGTGTTGGCCTTCTACCATTGGAGGGAGTTCTACCTCAAGACGTCGCGCGATGTGAAGCGTCTCGAGGCGGTGGCTCGCTCGCCCATGTACTCGCACTTTAGTGCCACGCTCAACGGACTGCCCACGATACGGGCCCTGGGCGCCCAGAGGACATTGATCCGGGAGTATGACAACTATCAGGATCTGCACAGCTCCGGCTACTACACATTCATCTCGACCAGTCGTGCCTTTGGTTACTATTTGGACCTTTTCTGCGTGGCCTATGTGGTGTCGGTGATCCTCAATAGCTTCTTCAATCCGCCAGTCAGCAATCCCGGCCAGATTGGCCTGGCCATCACCCAGGCTCTGGGCATGACGGGCATGGTTCAGTGGGGCATGCGACAGTCGGCCGAGCTGGAGAACTCGATGACATCGGTGGAGCGTGTCCTCGAGTATAAGAATCTGCAGGCAGAGGGCGACTTCTCCTCTGCAAATGACAAAACGCCGCCAAAGAGTTGGCCGGAAGAGGGTCAAGTGGTGGCCAAGGATTTAAGCTTGCGATATGCGCCCGATCCCGAAACGGATTCAGTGCTCAAGTCGCTGAATTTCGTCATCCAACCGCGTGAAAAGGTGGGTATCGTGGGACGCACAGGAGCGGGTAAGTCCTCGCTGATTAATGCGCTGTTCCGGCTGTCCTACAACGATGGATCCATCCTAATCGATAAGCGGGACACGAATGAGATGGGACTGCACGATCTGCGCAGCAAGATCTCAATTATTCCCCAGGAGCCGGTGCTATTCTCTGGCACAATGCGCTACAATTTGGATCCCTTTGAGCAGTATCCGGATGATAAGCTGTGGCAGGCCTTGGAGGAG GTGCATCTCAAGGAGGTTATTTCTGAGCTGCCAACGGGCCTGCAGAGCAGCATTTCCGAAGGTGGCACCAACTTTAGCGTGGGTCAGCGTCAGTTGGTGTGTCTAGCACGTGCCATTCTGCGCGAGAATCGCATTCTGGTGATGGACGAGGCCACGGCCAATGTGGATCCCCAAACGGATGGCCTCATCCAGACCACCATTCGCAACAAGTTCAAGGACTGCACTGTACTAACGATAGCCCATCGCCTGAACACTATTATGGACTCGGACAAGGTGATGGTTCTGGATGCTGGCCGTGTTGTGGAGTTTGGATCCCCCTACGAGCTGTTAACCGAGTCCGAAAGCAAAGTATTCCATGGCATGGTTATGCAGACGGGAAAATCCAGCTTCGAGCATTTACTTAAAGTGGCACAGGAT GCCCAGAAAAACAGCCTCTAA